The Sphingopyxis fribergensis genome contains a region encoding:
- a CDS encoding efflux transporter outer membrane subunit, whose product MTKSLIALITSTALLAGCNLAPNYERPTGAIPATLPQGGVYPAAATDAVDVSRIGWRDFFLDPRLQQVIEAGLANNRDLRVAAANVLQARAQLKVQRADLLPTINASGSANYTNNNMGAAGGTGTGASQDIEVYQATAGLSAFELDLFGRVRNLSRAAQEQVFASEEAQRSTRISLIAEIATAWLTMASDQEQLRLSRQTLGAFEETLRLTREQFRVGIGSELEVRQADTNYQGAVSDIAALEAAVALDQNALNLLVGTTVPQAQLPSSLAAEPATRDALPGDVGSDVLLRRPDVLRAEHLLIAENANIGAARAAFFPAISLTGTIGTLSSALSGLFKDGSYTYSAGPSASLPLFDFGRRSGNLQYAKASQQAAVATYEKTIQIAFREVADALAQRGKIGDQVRAQTARAESAGVAARLSDARFRSGVDSFLTTLDAQRTSYAAQQQLVTTRLAQASNLVELYRSLGGGLEETQAAGTAP is encoded by the coding sequence ATGACCAAGTCGCTCATCGCCCTGATCACCAGCACTGCGCTGCTCGCCGGCTGCAATCTGGCGCCCAATTACGAACGACCCACCGGGGCTATCCCGGCGACGCTGCCGCAAGGCGGGGTTTACCCGGCCGCCGCCACCGACGCGGTGGACGTCTCGCGGATCGGCTGGCGCGACTTTTTCCTCGATCCCCGCCTGCAGCAGGTGATCGAGGCGGGGCTCGCCAACAACCGTGACCTGCGGGTGGCGGCGGCCAACGTGCTGCAGGCCCGCGCGCAGCTCAAGGTGCAGCGCGCCGACCTGCTGCCGACGATCAACGCCAGCGGCTCCGCGAACTATACCAACAACAACATGGGCGCGGCGGGCGGTACTGGCACGGGAGCCTCGCAGGACATCGAGGTCTACCAGGCCACCGCCGGCCTCTCGGCGTTCGAGCTGGACCTGTTCGGCCGGGTGCGCAATCTGTCGCGCGCAGCGCAGGAGCAGGTTTTCGCCAGCGAGGAGGCGCAGCGCTCCACCCGCATCAGCCTGATCGCCGAGATCGCCACCGCCTGGCTGACGATGGCCTCGGACCAGGAACAGCTGCGCCTCTCGCGCCAGACCCTGGGCGCGTTCGAGGAGACGTTGCGCCTCACCCGCGAGCAGTTCCGCGTCGGCATCGGCTCCGAACTGGAAGTGCGTCAGGCCGATACCAACTATCAGGGTGCGGTGAGCGACATCGCGGCGCTGGAGGCCGCTGTGGCGCTGGACCAGAACGCGCTCAACCTGCTGGTTGGCACCACTGTGCCTCAGGCGCAGCTGCCCTCCAGCCTTGCCGCCGAGCCCGCGACCCGCGACGCGCTGCCCGGCGATGTCGGCTCCGACGTGCTGCTGCGCCGTCCCGACGTGCTGCGCGCCGAACACCTGCTGATCGCTGAGAACGCCAATATCGGTGCGGCGCGCGCGGCGTTCTTCCCAGCGATCTCGCTGACGGGCACGATCGGCACGCTCAGCAGCGCCTTGTCGGGCCTGTTCAAGGATGGCAGCTACACCTACAGCGCCGGCCCCAGCGCCTCGCTGCCGCTGTTCGACTTCGGCCGCCGCAGCGGCAACCTGCAATATGCCAAGGCATCGCAGCAGGCCGCCGTCGCCACTTACGAGAAGACCATCCAGATCGCGTTCCGCGAAGTGGCCGATGCGCTGGCCCAACGCGGCAAGATCGGCGACCAGGTGCGCGCCCAGACCGCCCGCGCGGAATCGGCGGGCGTGGCCGCGCGGCTCTCCGATGCTCGCTTCCGTTCGGGCGTGGATTCGTTCCTCACCACTCTGGATGCGCAACGAACTTCCTACGCGGCGCAGCAGCAACTGGTGACGACCCGTCTGGCCCAAGCCAGCAACCTGGTCGAACTCTACCGCTCGCTGGGCGGCGGACTGGAGGAAACGCAGGCGGCCGGCACCGCGCCGTGA
- a CDS encoding efflux RND transporter permease subunit, which produces MSRYFIDRPIFAWVIAIVLMMFGVIAIRSLPIAQFPQIAPPTVTIAATYPGADAETLERTTTQIIEQQLKGIDNLRYFSASSSSAGNVTITLTFEQGTDPDIAQVQVQNKLQAATSLLPQEVQRQGVQVQKSAASFLVIAAIYSEDGSHSATDLSDYIVSQIQDPVSRINGVGELQIFGTQYAMRIWVDPLKLRSYNMTIADITAAVSAQNAQVSAGQLGQLPSSKEQQLNVTVSVQSRLQTPEEFGNIRLRTGTSGAVVRLRDVARVELGSEIYGFETKYNGKPASGFGVKLASGANALDTVDAVKAEVQTIAKGFPADVKVAFPYDTTPFVRLSVEQVVHTLIEAIVLVFLVMFLFLQNWRATIIPTIAVPVVLLGTFGIMSMLGYSINTLTLFGMVLAIGLLVDDAIVVVENVERLIQTEHLSPREAARKSMDEISGALIGIGMVLSAVFLPMAFFGGSTGVIYRQFSVTIVSSMALSVIVALVLTPALCATILKPHDPRQGQGQGPLARFFRWFNDKFDRGTEKYEKGVRTTARSWKRSSVVYLLIFGIMALLFTRLPGGFLPEEDQGMMIALVQGPPGGTLPRTQKALDVVNDHFLKDEKANVESVFTVSGFSFNGQGQSAGLAFVKLKDWAERGGAENKAAAIAGRSMGTFAKYRDAMIFALVPPAVPELGNATGFDLWLVDETNMGHEKLLAARNQLLGIAGGDKRVAQVRPVSLEDAPQLQIKIDQDKASALGLDLSAINSEISGAWGSAYVNDFLDRGRTKRVYLQADEQFRQVPEDLENFYVRGTNGEMAPYGAFSTLSWKTSPVILTRYKGRPAMQLQGAPGEGLSTGGAMTAITEMHGKLPPGTALEWTGLSYEERLSGGQAPALYALSLFVVFLCLAALYESWSVPISVLLVVPLGVIGAVFAAWITGLNSDIYLQVGLITTIGVSAKNAILIVEFAEERVQAGMNAFDAAMEAARLRLRPILMTSLAFVFGVLPLAVSNGAGAGGQNAIGRAVVGGMLSATVFAIFFVPMFFVVVCRLFKHGQDDRATPQDDTSSGDKGHTTDDGTTLQGSSK; this is translated from the coding sequence ATGTCCCGCTATTTCATCGACAGGCCCATCTTCGCATGGGTCATCGCCATCGTCCTGATGATGTTCGGCGTGATCGCGATCCGCAGTCTGCCGATCGCGCAGTTCCCGCAAATCGCGCCGCCCACCGTCACCATCGCCGCGACCTATCCAGGCGCCGACGCCGAGACGCTTGAGCGCACGACGACGCAGATCATCGAGCAGCAGCTGAAGGGCATCGACAATCTGCGCTACTTCTCGGCCTCGTCCTCGTCGGCCGGCAACGTCACCATCACCCTGACCTTCGAGCAGGGCACCGATCCCGACATCGCCCAGGTCCAGGTGCAGAACAAGCTGCAGGCGGCGACCTCGCTCCTGCCGCAGGAAGTCCAGCGCCAGGGCGTGCAGGTCCAGAAGTCGGCGGCGAGCTTCCTGGTCATCGCCGCGATCTATTCCGAGGACGGCAGCCACTCAGCCACCGATCTTTCGGACTACATCGTCAGCCAGATCCAGGATCCCGTCAGCCGCATCAACGGCGTGGGCGAGCTGCAAATCTTCGGCACCCAGTACGCGATGCGCATCTGGGTCGATCCGCTCAAGCTGCGCAGCTACAACATGACGATCGCCGATATCACCGCGGCCGTCTCGGCGCAGAACGCGCAGGTTTCGGCGGGCCAGCTGGGCCAGCTGCCGTCCAGCAAGGAACAGCAGCTCAACGTCACCGTGTCGGTCCAGTCGCGCCTGCAGACGCCAGAGGAATTCGGCAACATCCGCCTGCGTACCGGAACCAGCGGCGCAGTCGTGCGCCTGCGCGACGTGGCGCGGGTCGAGTTAGGCTCGGAAATCTACGGCTTCGAGACCAAGTACAATGGCAAGCCGGCCTCCGGTTTCGGCGTCAAGCTGGCTTCGGGCGCCAATGCGCTCGACACGGTCGACGCGGTCAAGGCCGAAGTGCAGACGATCGCCAAGGGCTTCCCCGCCGACGTCAAGGTTGCCTTTCCATACGACACCACCCCGTTCGTACGCCTCTCGGTAGAACAGGTGGTGCACACCCTGATCGAGGCGATCGTGCTCGTCTTCCTCGTGATGTTCCTGTTTCTGCAGAACTGGCGCGCCACGATTATCCCGACGATCGCGGTTCCAGTCGTGCTGCTTGGCACCTTCGGCATCATGTCGATGCTGGGATATTCGATCAACACGTTGACCTTGTTCGGCATGGTGCTGGCGATCGGTCTGCTCGTCGACGACGCGATCGTCGTCGTCGAGAATGTCGAGCGTCTGATCCAGACCGAGCACTTGTCGCCACGCGAAGCGGCGCGCAAATCTATGGACGAGATCAGCGGCGCGCTGATCGGCATCGGCATGGTGCTTTCGGCGGTGTTCCTGCCGATGGCGTTCTTCGGCGGCTCGACCGGCGTCATCTATCGCCAGTTCTCGGTCACCATCGTTTCCTCAATGGCGCTGTCGGTGATCGTCGCGCTGGTGCTCACGCCGGCATTGTGCGCCACCATCCTCAAGCCGCACGACCCCAGGCAGGGCCAGGGTCAGGGCCCGCTCGCGCGCTTCTTCCGCTGGTTCAACGACAAGTTCGACCGGGGTACGGAAAAGTACGAAAAGGGCGTTCGCACCACGGCCCGCAGCTGGAAGCGCTCCAGCGTAGTCTACCTGCTGATCTTCGGCATCATGGCGCTGCTGTTCACGCGCCTGCCCGGCGGCTTCCTGCCCGAAGAAGACCAGGGCATGATGATCGCGCTGGTCCAGGGACCTCCGGGCGGCACGCTGCCCCGGACTCAGAAGGCGCTGGACGTCGTGAACGACCACTTCCTCAAGGATGAGAAAGCCAACGTCGAATCCGTCTTCACGGTCAGCGGTTTCTCGTTCAACGGCCAGGGGCAGAGCGCCGGCTTGGCCTTCGTCAAGCTGAAGGATTGGGCCGAGCGCGGCGGCGCGGAAAACAAGGCCGCCGCCATCGCGGGACGCTCCATGGGTACTTTCGCAAAGTACCGTGACGCGATGATCTTCGCGCTCGTGCCACCCGCCGTCCCGGAACTGGGCAACGCCACCGGCTTCGACCTGTGGTTAGTCGACGAGACCAACATGGGCCACGAGAAGCTGCTCGCCGCGCGTAACCAGTTGCTGGGCATCGCCGGAGGCGACAAGCGCGTTGCACAGGTCCGCCCGGTCAGCCTGGAGGACGCACCGCAGCTGCAGATCAAGATCGACCAGGACAAGGCGAGCGCGCTCGGCCTCGACCTCAGTGCGATCAACTCGGAAATCTCGGGGGCCTGGGGCAGTGCCTACGTCAACGATTTCCTCGATCGGGGCCGCACCAAGCGGGTCTACCTCCAGGCGGACGAGCAGTTCCGCCAGGTGCCGGAGGATCTCGAAAACTTCTATGTTCGCGGCACCAATGGTGAAATGGCACCGTACGGTGCCTTCTCGACCCTGTCGTGGAAGACCTCGCCGGTCATCCTGACGCGTTACAAGGGGCGTCCGGCGATGCAGCTCCAGGGTGCGCCGGGCGAGGGCCTGAGCACCGGCGGCGCGATGACCGCGATCACCGAGATGCATGGTAAGCTGCCCCCGGGCACGGCGCTGGAATGGACCGGCCTGTCCTACGAGGAACGCCTCAGCGGCGGCCAGGCGCCCGCGCTCTACGCCCTGTCGCTGTTTGTCGTGTTCCTGTGCCTTGCCGCGCTGTACGAAAGCTGGTCGGTGCCGATCTCGGTGCTGCTGGTGGTGCCGCTCGGCGTCATCGGCGCGGTATTCGCGGCGTGGATCACCGGGCTCAACAGCGACATCTACCTGCAGGTGGGCCTGATCACCACGATCGGCGTCTCGGCCAAGAACGCGATCCTGATCGTGGAATTCGCCGAGGAGCGCGTGCAGGCGGGAATGAACGCCTTCGACGCGGCGATGGAGGCGGCCAGGCTGCGCCTGCGTCCGATCCTGATGACCTCGCTCGCTTTCGTGTTCGGCGTGCTGCCGCTGGCGGTGTCGAACGGAGCAGGCGCGGGCGGGCAGAACGCCATCGGCCGCGCGGTCGTGGGCGGCATGCTCTCGGCGACGGTCTTCGCGATCTTCTTCGTGCCGATGTTCTTCGTGGTCGTCTGCCGCCTGTTCAAGCACGGGCAGGACGACCGGGCGACGCCGCAGGACGACACCTCGTCCGGGGACAAGGGCCACACCACCGACGACGGCACCACGCTGCAGGGATCCTCAAAATGA
- a CDS encoding efflux RND transporter periplasmic adaptor subunit — protein sequence MKKITPTLALLLSACGGGGEQGAPAGHPEVGVVTVRAEAVVLSSELPGRTSAYETSDVRPQVNGLILQRLFTEGDQVQAGQALYRIDPAPYEAQVASARAALGRSRAAIASTAALARRYGELVKINAISRQEAENAVAAAQQARADVAAQEAALRSAQIDLGRTTIRAPISGRIGRSTYTTGALVSASQADPLTTIQRIDPIFVDIQQSSADVLRLRQQLLSGELSREGGAARVRLKLEDGSAFAEEGVLKFTDVTVDPSTGSQVVRAQFPNKGGLLLPGMYVRAEMVEGTRSNGILVPQGAVSRDEKGSATVLVVGAQNKIEMRKLNAPRTVGTNWLVTAGLKPGDKVVVDGAQMLRPGVVVKAVPAGAAQGARAGQPQQPGQGK from the coding sequence ATGAAAAAGATCACCCCGACCCTGGCGCTTCTCCTGTCCGCCTGCGGCGGCGGCGGCGAGCAGGGCGCGCCTGCCGGTCACCCCGAAGTCGGAGTCGTGACGGTGCGCGCGGAAGCGGTCGTGCTCAGCTCCGAGCTGCCTGGCCGCACCAGCGCCTATGAGACTTCGGATGTGCGCCCGCAGGTCAACGGGTTGATCCTGCAGCGATTGTTCACCGAAGGCGATCAGGTACAGGCGGGGCAGGCGCTCTATCGCATCGATCCCGCGCCCTACGAGGCACAGGTCGCCAGCGCACGCGCGGCGCTTGGCCGCTCGCGCGCGGCGATCGCCTCCACGGCGGCGCTGGCGCGGCGCTATGGCGAACTGGTCAAGATCAACGCCATCTCGCGCCAGGAAGCAGAGAACGCGGTCGCCGCCGCCCAGCAGGCGCGGGCCGACGTGGCGGCGCAGGAAGCGGCGCTGCGTTCCGCCCAGATCGATCTGGGCCGTACCACGATTCGCGCGCCGATCTCCGGCCGGATCGGGCGTTCGACTTATACCACCGGCGCCCTGGTGTCGGCTTCGCAGGCCGATCCGCTGACCACGATCCAGCGCATCGACCCGATCTTCGTCGATATCCAGCAGTCGAGCGCAGACGTGCTGCGGCTGCGTCAGCAACTCCTCTCGGGCGAGCTTTCGCGCGAAGGCGGGGCCGCGCGGGTGCGGCTCAAGCTGGAGGACGGCAGCGCCTTCGCCGAAGAAGGCGTACTCAAGTTCACCGACGTGACCGTGGATCCGAGCACCGGCAGCCAAGTCGTCCGCGCTCAGTTCCCGAACAAGGGTGGCCTGCTGCTGCCCGGCATGTACGTGCGCGCCGAAATGGTGGAGGGCACCCGCAGCAACGGCATCCTTGTGCCGCAGGGCGCCGTCTCGCGCGACGAGAAGGGCAGCGCCACGGTTCTCGTGGTCGGCGCGCAGAACAAGATCGAGATGCGCAAGCTCAACGCGCCGCGCACGGTCGGGACCAACTGGCTCGTCACCGCGGGCCTGAAGCCGGGCGACAAGGTAGTCGTCGACGGCGCACAGATGCTGCGCCCGGGCGTGGTGGTCAAGGCGGTGCCGGCAGGTGCCGCGCAGGGCGCGCGCGCCGGCCAGCCGCAGCAGCCGGGCCAGGGGAAGTAA
- a CDS encoding TetR/AcrR family transcriptional regulator yields MAQIASASGIAIGQNYRDFANKEAIIAAICEADLGGWLEEEKLEAAVAAGDRDAILGWIEKIATDTPTREDRRLMCELLAEVGRNPIIAEINRNVDARLRASLEAALVSLAPVTSGQCRATITDFIISLSWGMVAGMELYPFREHGTLRCYVGSLLQREVSALAN; encoded by the coding sequence ATGGCCCAGATCGCCAGTGCTTCGGGTATCGCTATCGGGCAGAACTATCGCGATTTCGCCAACAAGGAAGCGATCATCGCCGCCATCTGCGAAGCAGACCTTGGGGGGTGGCTCGAAGAGGAGAAGCTGGAGGCTGCGGTCGCAGCAGGCGACCGTGACGCAATTCTCGGCTGGATCGAAAAGATCGCCACCGACACGCCGACAAGGGAAGACCGCCGCCTGATGTGCGAGCTTCTGGCCGAAGTGGGCCGCAATCCGATCATCGCCGAGATCAACCGCAACGTCGACGCACGCCTGCGGGCCAGCCTCGAGGCGGCGCTCGTCTCGCTGGCGCCCGTCACTTCCGGCCAGTGCCGCGCTACGATCACGGACTTCATTATCTCGCTGTCCTGGGGCATGGTCGCCGGGATGGAACTTTACCCCTTTCGCGAGCACGGCACGCTGCGCTGCTACGTCGGCTCTCTGCTCCAGCGCGAGGTATCCGCCCTGGCCAATTGA
- a CDS encoding TetR/AcrR family transcriptional regulator: MESCRAKGSSPARRLFGSKGFHTATTAELATEASVCMGQIYRRFSSKSDIILSIVEENARARVAEMHGIFDTIERNERSMFDALKAITAISLQNGDGGLSYEILAEACRNASVAERIETLFAFYRVGVRRLVTLTRPDVSPAERDTYVDIMMACFIGLGYRTADLYSVDVARTAVADWR; this comes from the coding sequence GTGGAGAGCTGCCGCGCGAAAGGATCATCTCCAGCCCGCCGATTGTTCGGATCGAAAGGCTTCCATACCGCCACAACCGCCGAGCTCGCGACCGAGGCTTCCGTCTGCATGGGCCAGATCTACCGGCGCTTTTCGTCCAAGAGCGATATCATCCTCTCCATCGTGGAGGAGAATGCGCGTGCCCGCGTCGCGGAAATGCACGGGATATTCGATACCATTGAGCGTAATGAACGCTCAATGTTTGATGCGCTAAAGGCGATCACCGCGATCTCGCTGCAGAATGGCGACGGCGGCCTCTCCTACGAGATTCTCGCCGAGGCCTGTCGCAACGCTTCGGTTGCCGAGCGCATCGAAACCCTGTTCGCCTTCTACCGCGTGGGCGTGAGACGTCTGGTTACGCTCACGCGGCCAGACGTCTCACCTGCCGAGCGCGATACCTATGTCGACATCATGATGGCTTGCTTCATCGGACTCGGCTACCGAACTGCGGATTTGTACTCAGTCGACGTTGCACGAACCGCTGTCGCGGATTGGCGTTAG
- a CDS encoding universal stress protein: MTILTADSDRHPDHFGPEPGVNLLEYLSRHGAHVDIANTSSGRVPIAEAILGEAAARKADLVIVGVYSRPRTTKILFGGVTRSLLSGAHLPLLISR, from the coding sequence GTGACGATCCTTACCGCCGATAGCGACCGGCACCCCGATCATTTCGGGCCCGAACCCGGCGTTAACCTTCTCGAGTACCTTTCCAGGCACGGTGCGCATGTCGATATCGCGAATACCTCCTCCGGGCGCGTGCCGATCGCGGAAGCCATTCTTGGCGAGGCGGCGGCGCGCAAGGCCGATCTGGTGATCGTTGGCGTGTATAGCCGTCCGCGCACCACCAAAATCCTGTTCGGCGGCGTTACCCGGTCCTTGCTGTCCGGCGCACACCTTCCGCTGCTGATCTCCCGATGA
- a CDS encoding TetR/AcrR family transcriptional regulator: MVKPVRRPDRATRARARDRHNRAQAAGRSEYRLDSRRLAILDAAEQLFLEKGFERAKLSEVIRRSGGSLATLYALFGNKEGLVGAVVQRRLELSLAQLVQVDSRLVSPSEQLLRLARGILDFSVSDIGRAMLRLLAAASLQDKAFGPRYHCEQRLPLIHHLEEIFHGWNLAGSARIDRPPDAARLFIAMALLDAPFETLLGVESPTASDEWLAWRIAPFLAWFRVA; encoded by the coding sequence ATGGTTAAACCTGTCAGACGGCCCGACAGAGCGACCCGCGCCAGAGCGCGCGACCGGCACAACCGGGCGCAGGCCGCTGGCCGGTCCGAATATCGCCTCGACAGCCGGCGCCTCGCTATTCTCGATGCGGCGGAACAGCTTTTTCTCGAAAAGGGCTTCGAACGCGCAAAGCTTTCCGAAGTCATACGGCGATCGGGAGGTTCGCTGGCGACCCTCTATGCATTGTTCGGAAACAAGGAAGGGCTTGTCGGTGCCGTGGTTCAGCGTCGCCTCGAATTGTCGCTCGCGCAATTGGTACAGGTCGATTCCCGCCTGGTCAGCCCCTCGGAACAGTTGTTACGGCTCGCGCGAGGCATCCTCGATTTTTCCGTTTCGGATATAGGCCGGGCAATGCTCCGTTTGCTTGCCGCAGCGAGCCTCCAGGACAAGGCATTCGGTCCACGATATCATTGCGAGCAGCGCCTCCCTTTGATCCACCATCTCGAAGAGATATTCCACGGCTGGAACCTAGCGGGTTCTGCCCGTATCGATCGGCCGCCGGATGCAGCCCGCTTATTCATTGCGATGGCACTGCTAGATGCTCCGTTCGAAACTCTGCTCGGCGTAGAATCTCCAACAGCGAGCGACGAATGGCTGGCATGGCGAATAGCGCCTTTTCTTGCCTGGTTCCGCGTCGCTTGA
- a CDS encoding TetR/AcrR family transcriptional regulator translates to MKDWTTARVSKNVRRQAKRLEMLRAAARLFSDHGFHETSLDKLSDAIGAKKPTLYHYLGNKEQMVFECLKIGIEDVHQAAEHAQCGPGTRAERLCAFLERLAAVCIDDFGRCAIQVDDKVVCEEKRIELRALKDETRTLMLGLIEDGMADGSIARSDPVLLLHALVGALNWPARSSDPTASPGSDNSAAKLVSQLAHGFLPR, encoded by the coding sequence ATGAAGGATTGGACGACCGCCAGGGTCAGCAAGAATGTCCGGCGCCAAGCAAAGCGGCTGGAGATGCTGCGCGCCGCCGCGCGCCTCTTTAGCGACCATGGCTTTCATGAAACTTCGCTCGACAAGCTCTCCGATGCCATCGGCGCGAAGAAGCCGACGCTTTATCATTATCTCGGCAACAAGGAGCAAATGGTCTTCGAGTGCCTGAAAATCGGCATTGAGGACGTGCATCAAGCAGCCGAACATGCGCAATGCGGGCCGGGCACGAGGGCCGAGCGCCTCTGCGCTTTCCTGGAGAGGCTCGCGGCCGTCTGCATCGATGATTTCGGACGATGCGCAATTCAGGTCGACGATAAAGTGGTTTGTGAAGAAAAGCGCATCGAGCTTCGGGCGCTCAAGGACGAGACGCGCACCTTGATGCTCGGACTGATCGAGGACGGAATGGCGGATGGCTCCATCGCTCGGAGCGATCCCGTCCTTCTGTTGCACGCGCTTGTTGGTGCGCTCAACTGGCCAGCGCGCTCGTCTGACCCCACCGCTTCGCCGGGCAGCGACAATTCCGCTGCCAAACTTGTATCCCAGCTTGCCCACGGCTTCCTGCCGCGCTGA
- a CDS encoding universal stress protein, with protein sequence MTPLLSSWRDIAVFLDATPQGDQIGRHAAMLAKRHKAHLVGVYSVARSSLDRHSTYARGSAVAAVVRQQREADEQKVLAASRHFAELTQEYEISSEFRIVWRDSALDDGVLRALHCDLIVAAHPKPMDLPSSWSAERLLLVTGIPVLLIPDGWTGATIGDAPLIAWNRSREARRAVNDALPFINMAAKVTILTIDSDRNPGHYGDDPGTNLAEHLTRHGATVEVAKLSSDGSAIADVILNQAAAQNADLLIIGAYSHPRTTEILFGGITRSLLSAAHLPLLLSR encoded by the coding sequence ATGACACCATTGCTATCGAGTTGGAGAGATATCGCTGTATTCCTTGATGCAACGCCGCAAGGGGACCAGATTGGCCGTCATGCAGCTATGCTGGCGAAGCGGCACAAGGCGCATCTTGTCGGAGTTTATAGCGTCGCGCGGTCTTCTCTGGATCGCCACTCGACCTATGCAAGAGGATCGGCCGTGGCAGCAGTCGTCAGACAACAGCGCGAAGCCGACGAACAAAAGGTGCTGGCGGCTTCTCGGCATTTTGCTGAGCTCACGCAAGAGTATGAGATCAGTTCCGAGTTCCGCATCGTATGGCGCGACAGCGCGCTCGATGATGGAGTCTTGCGCGCCCTGCACTGCGATCTGATTGTCGCCGCCCATCCTAAACCCATGGACCTCCCGTCGAGTTGGTCGGCCGAGCGTCTGTTGCTGGTAACGGGCATTCCGGTATTACTAATTCCCGATGGATGGACAGGCGCGACGATCGGGGATGCCCCCCTCATCGCATGGAATCGGAGCCGGGAAGCGCGACGCGCCGTTAACGATGCCCTGCCGTTCATCAACATGGCGGCTAAAGTAACGATCCTCACCATCGACAGTGATCGCAATCCCGGTCACTACGGGGATGATCCGGGCACGAATCTGGCCGAGCATCTCACCCGACACGGAGCCACGGTCGAAGTCGCGAAACTGTCGTCGGACGGAAGCGCGATTGCGGATGTAATCCTCAACCAGGCGGCAGCGCAGAATGCGGATTTACTGATCATTGGCGCATATAGCCATCCGCGGACGACCGAGATCCTGTTCGGCGGTATCACGCGGTCACTCCTGTCGGCCGCACACCTGCCGTTGCTATTGTCCCGCTGA
- a CDS encoding TetR/AcrR family transcriptional regulator, with product MNRVSRKYAEGESPRERIVNAARRLFGSKGFYATTTAELAVEAAVSIGQIYRLFTGKDDIILAIVEENVRVRVAGMYSIFDAVERGDLAMFDAIKAIAGSSLDNTDSSLFYEILAEACRNPLVAERFEAQTAFYREGIRRLAALARPDVSSAELEAYSDIMMACFIGLGHRTAVSPPVDAEATSHNTACLMMRALGLAEQDGASCKVSRGQFE from the coding sequence ATGAACCGGGTTTCAAGAAAATATGCTGAAGGGGAGTCTCCGCGTGAGAGAATCGTCAACGCCGCGCGCAGGTTGTTCGGTTCGAAAGGCTTTTACGCGACGACAACGGCTGAGCTGGCGGTCGAAGCGGCGGTCAGCATAGGCCAGATCTACCGCCTCTTCACCGGTAAGGACGATATCATCCTCGCAATTGTCGAGGAGAATGTCCGCGTTCGTGTCGCCGGAATGTACTCGATTTTCGACGCCGTGGAACGGGGCGATCTTGCGATGTTCGACGCGATCAAGGCGATCGCCGGCAGCTCGCTAGACAATACGGATAGCAGTCTGTTCTACGAGATCCTGGCGGAGGCTTGCCGGAATCCTTTGGTTGCGGAGCGGTTCGAGGCGCAGACCGCCTTCTACCGCGAGGGCATTCGCCGTCTGGCAGCGCTTGCGCGGCCCGATGTGTCTTCTGCCGAGCTTGAAGCCTATAGCGATATAATGATGGCCTGTTTCATCGGTCTCGGCCACCGTACGGCGGTTTCGCCGCCTGTCGATGCCGAGGCGACGAGCCACAACACCGCTTGCCTGATGATGCGCGCGCTTGGCCTCGCCGAACAGGATGGGGCATCTTGTAAAGTCAGCCGTGGCCAGTTTGAATAA